The following are encoded together in the Pseudomonas maumuensis genome:
- a CDS encoding histidine phosphatase family protein, giving the protein MKPIHLTLICHARTEAQRVGRFAQDGEPLLELPSLVPEPAVRYLSAPELRARQTAEGLRATVDEGLRDCDLGTWKGQPLKHLDEAALQAWLSDPHAAPHGGESLAALCERVAHWMDSALGEGEWIAVTHPFVIRAAMLHALGAPFTSFHCIDVQPLACLRFSHYGQWRVRLG; this is encoded by the coding sequence ATGAAGCCCATCCACCTCACCTTGATCTGCCACGCCCGCACCGAGGCGCAAAGGGTGGGGCGCTTCGCCCAGGATGGCGAGCCGTTGCTGGAGCTGCCCTCGCTTGTGCCTGAACCGGCGGTCCGCTACCTCAGCGCACCTGAGCTGCGTGCCCGGCAAACAGCCGAGGGCCTGAGGGCGACGGTTGATGAGGGGCTGCGCGATTGCGACCTGGGCACCTGGAAAGGTCAGCCGCTCAAGCATCTGGATGAAGCCGCGTTGCAGGCGTGGCTGAGCGACCCCCATGCCGCGCCTCACGGCGGCGAATCGCTGGCTGCGCTGTGCGAGCGAGTTGCCCATTGGATGGACAGCGCCCTGGGCGAAGGTGAGTGGATAGCCGTCACCCACCCCTTCGTCATCCGCGCCGCAATGCTGCATGCGCTGGGCGCGCCTTTCACCTCTTTCCATTGCATCGATGTGCAGCCCCTGGCCTGCTTGCGCTTCAGCCATTACGGTCAATGGCGGGTGCGACTGGGCTGA